A genomic region of Dickeya solani IPO 2222 contains the following coding sequences:
- a CDS encoding nitrate regulatory protein produces the protein MIADPSTTIRFLMASRQCELNSLRGLLQSGELVGRISQLVHMLQRERGTSNLFLCSDGRLCAEELPQREQDVQQAESQFMEQLDQLVQRAGSLPQASRLFSRAASVVYTLGLLPSLRQQVRQRALAQSDGMTVFNDIIRHLLTLVFEVSDTAAEPVIARALVAMFSFMQGKELAGQERAVGAAAFAAGEFPVSIQQTLLDLIDRQERCFDTFANFADDASRERWQSLATDREFERLRRVACTRVPDNLPLEGGLQWFALATARIDAMKQIEDRLAQTLMQLCRDRIAAAEQACLDQQADVASLMAQQGEDHSYSVFIAHSEMEQSTTGQGGWLDSDGVRPQLGRSLLSLVQQQARRLQALDHELAAMRATLDERRQIDRAKGLLMQHRGLSEDEAYKTLRRMAMNQNKKLIEIANAMLAVADVFQNTP, from the coding sequence ATGATAGCGGACCCTTCAACGACAATTCGTTTTCTGATGGCTTCGCGCCAGTGTGAACTAAACAGCCTGCGCGGGCTGCTGCAAAGCGGCGAGCTGGTGGGGCGCATCAGCCAACTGGTGCACATGTTGCAGCGGGAGCGCGGCACTTCGAATCTGTTTTTGTGTTCGGACGGGCGACTGTGCGCGGAGGAATTGCCGCAGCGCGAACAGGATGTGCAACAGGCCGAGTCGCAGTTTATGGAGCAACTGGACCAACTGGTGCAGCGTGCCGGGTCGTTGCCGCAGGCCAGCCGGCTGTTCAGCCGCGCCGCCAGCGTGGTTTACACCCTGGGGTTGCTGCCGTCGCTGCGCCAGCAGGTGCGTCAGCGCGCGTTGGCGCAGTCGGATGGCATGACGGTGTTTAACGATATTATCCGCCATCTGCTGACGCTGGTGTTCGAGGTATCGGACACCGCGGCGGAACCGGTGATCGCCCGCGCGCTGGTAGCGATGTTCAGCTTTATGCAGGGCAAGGAGCTGGCCGGTCAGGAGCGCGCGGTCGGCGCTGCCGCGTTTGCCGCCGGCGAATTCCCTGTCAGCATCCAACAAACGCTGCTGGATTTGATCGACCGCCAGGAGCGTTGCTTCGACACTTTCGCTAATTTTGCCGATGACGCCAGCCGCGAGCGCTGGCAATCGCTGGCGACCGACCGGGAATTTGAACGGTTGCGCCGCGTGGCCTGCACCCGCGTGCCGGACAACCTGCCGCTGGAAGGCGGTCTGCAATGGTTCGCGCTGGCGACGGCGCGCATCGACGCCATGAAACAGATTGAGGATCGGCTGGCGCAGACGCTAATGCAGCTGTGTCGCGACCGTATCGCCGCCGCCGAACAGGCTTGTCTCGACCAGCAGGCGGATGTCGCCAGCCTGATGGCGCAGCAGGGTGAAGACCATAGCTATTCGGTGTTTATCGCCCATTCTGAGATGGAACAGAGCACGACCGGGCAAGGCGGCTGGCTCGACAGCGATGGCGTGCGCCCGCAACTGGGGCGTTCGTTGCTGTCGCTGGTGCAACAGCAAGCGCGGCGTCTGCAGGCGCTGGATCATGAACTGGCGGCGATGCGTGCGACGCTGGATGAGCGCCGCCAAATCGATCGGGCCAAGGGGTTGCTGATGCAGCACCGGGGCTTAAGCGAAGACGAGGCTTATAAAACCCTGCGCCGCATGGCGATGAACCAGAACAAGAAACTGATCGAGATTGCCAATGCCATGCTGGCGGTGGCGGATGTTTTTCAGAATACGCCCTGA
- a CDS encoding efflux transporter outer membrane subunit — protein MRVIMTVLTGAMLLSGCSLDPHYQQPSAPVPDAWPQGAAYQATATTRQPADDIPWREVLVDDRLRQVVDMALSDNRDLRKAIADVEAARAQLGEKRAALLPTINAGMDGDRSRSLSSSGNGTVLSSSYGANLSTSAFTLDLFGKNRSLTGAAREAYLSSAATATSTRLTLIADTSTAWVALATARSNLALARQTMESAGQSLAVTRSRLRNGVASAVDVAQSETVYQQARADVASALTTDAQNKNALDLLAGRSVPEALLPADVASLAPAVKPVAAGISSAALLRRPDVQAAEHTLKSANANIGAARAAFFPSITLTASNGLSSEALSSLFSGGAHVWSLAPSVSLPIFDGGANLSALRYAEAEKQGYVASYEKTLQTAFREVADALARKGTIDEQQAAQRDYVTAAERSYQLANNRYRAGVDTYLNVLDAQRTLYSARQTLLSLEQSRLDNLITLYNVLGGGVK, from the coding sequence ATGCGCGTTATCATGACTGTACTGACCGGCGCCATGCTGTTATCCGGCTGTTCGCTGGATCCGCACTATCAGCAGCCGTCCGCGCCGGTGCCTGACGCCTGGCCGCAAGGGGCGGCTTATCAGGCGACGGCGACGACTCGCCAGCCGGCGGATGATATTCCGTGGCGCGAGGTGCTGGTGGACGATCGTCTGCGTCAGGTGGTCGACATGGCGTTGTCGGATAACCGGGACCTGCGCAAAGCGATTGCTGATGTGGAAGCGGCGCGCGCGCAGCTTGGCGAAAAACGGGCGGCGCTGTTGCCGACCATCAACGCCGGGATGGACGGCGATCGCAGCCGTTCGTTAAGCAGCAGCGGCAACGGGACGGTGTTGAGCAGCAGCTACGGCGCCAATCTGTCCACCAGCGCCTTTACGCTGGATCTGTTTGGCAAAAACCGCAGCCTGACCGGCGCGGCGCGGGAGGCGTATCTGTCCAGCGCCGCCACCGCCACCAGTACCCGGTTGACGCTGATTGCCGATACGTCCACCGCCTGGGTGGCGTTGGCGACCGCTCGCAGCAATCTGGCGCTGGCGCGGCAGACGATGGAGAGCGCCGGGCAGTCGCTGGCGGTAACCCGCAGCCGGTTGCGTAACGGCGTGGCGTCGGCGGTGGATGTGGCGCAGTCGGAAACCGTCTACCAGCAGGCGCGGGCGGACGTCGCCAGCGCGCTGACTACCGACGCGCAGAATAAGAATGCGCTGGACCTGCTGGCCGGGCGGTCGGTGCCGGAGGCGCTGTTGCCCGCAGATGTGGCGTCGCTGGCGCCGGCGGTGAAACCGGTGGCGGCCGGCATTTCGTCCGCCGCGCTGTTGCGCCGCCCGGATGTGCAGGCGGCGGAACATACCCTGAAATCGGCTAACGCCAATATCGGCGCGGCGCGGGCGGCGTTCTTCCCCAGTATTACCCTGACCGCCAGTAACGGTCTGAGCAGCGAGGCATTATCATCGCTGTTCAGCGGCGGCGCGCACGTCTGGTCGCTGGCGCCGTCCGTCAGCCTGCCGATCTTTGACGGCGGCGCTAACCTGTCGGCGCTGCGCTATGCCGAAGCGGAGAAGCAGGGCTATGTCGCCAGTTATGAGAAAACGTTGCAGACCGCGTTTCGCGAAGTGGCCGACGCGCTGGCGCGTAAGGGGACGATTGATGAGCAACAGGCGGCGCAACGTGACTACGTGACCGCTGCCGAACGCAGTTATCAATTGGCCAACAACCGCTATCGCGCCGGGGTCGATACCTATCTCAATGTGCTGGATGCCCAGCGCACGCTGTACAGCGCCCGTCAGACGTTACTCAGTCTGGAGCAGTCGCGGCTGGATAACCTGATTACGCTGTATAATGTATTGGGCGGCGGGGTGAAATAA
- a CDS encoding efflux RND transporter permease subunit, which yields MFSRFFIHRPVFAWVIAIVIMLAGALSIESLPVAQYPNVAPPSVAIKASYPGASADTLENSVTQVIEQQLTGLDGLLYFSSSSDSSGDVRITATFTQGTNPDTAQVQVQNKVQQATSRLPTEVQQQGITVTKSQQDFLLIMALYDTTDKSTAADIADYMVSNLQDPLSRVEGVGSVQVFGSQYAMRIWMDPTKLAAYSLMPSDISSAVEAQNTQVSAGKIGAQPASSDQQLTATVTAQSRLKTPAQFRDIIVKSESSGALVRLGDVARVELGNEDYTTTTRLNGHPAAGIAVMLSSGANALATAERVKAKVAEFTPQMAQGYEVAYPKDSTDFIKVSVEEVVQTLFEAIVLVVLVMFLFLQNLRATLIPAVAVPVVLLGAFGVLAVFGYSINTLTLFGMVLAIGLLVDDAIVVVENVERLMRDQGLSPVAATEQSMREISSALVGVALVLSAVFLPMAFFGGSTGVIYRQFSITIVSSMLLSVVVALTLTPALCAALLKPVAHAPSNGNGFFARFNRGYENVQQRYTGRVAHVITGPWRYLALYGLLIVVMGVLFLRLPGGFLPNEDQGDVMVQFTLPAGATETRTSKVGERIEHYFLSEEKDNVEAIFVISGFNFSGSGQNAGMAFVALKNWSQRPGSANSSTAIAHRAMQALSAIRDAQVFTMSPPAVQGLGQSDGFTFELQATGNTDRSRLLELRDQLLAEAAKNPRLTAVRPNDLVQMPQLQVDLDYAKVRALGLSISDVTSTLSSAWGGTYVNDFIDRGRVKKVYIQGDAGSRGQPSDLDKWFVRGTDSSGNSVMTPFSAFAATRWSYGPESLSRYNGLASYEIQGAGATGVSSGKAMDEMEALARALPAGTTFAWSELSYQERLASGQAISLYAMSILVVFLCLAALYESWSIPFSVMMVIPLGVVGAVLAATLRGLENDVYFQVALLTTIGLSAKNAILIVEFAEAAYRRGATLYEAALEGARTRLRPVLMTSMAFIAGVFPLAVATGAGANSRISIGSGIVGGTLTATVLAIFLVPMFFVLVRRVFPGRHTPTSSSTSMPTPTQGEN from the coding sequence ATGTTCTCCCGTTTCTTTATTCATCGCCCGGTGTTTGCCTGGGTGATCGCCATTGTCATCATGCTGGCGGGCGCGTTGTCGATTGAATCGCTGCCGGTGGCGCAGTACCCGAATGTGGCGCCGCCCTCCGTCGCCATCAAAGCCAGCTACCCCGGCGCGTCCGCCGACACGCTGGAAAACAGCGTTACCCAGGTAATTGAGCAGCAGCTCACCGGACTGGACGGGTTACTCTATTTTTCTTCATCCAGCGATTCGAGCGGCGATGTGCGCATCACCGCCACGTTTACGCAGGGCACCAACCCGGATACCGCGCAGGTACAGGTGCAGAATAAGGTGCAACAGGCCACCAGCCGCCTGCCCACGGAGGTGCAGCAGCAAGGCATCACGGTGACCAAGTCCCAGCAGGATTTCTTGCTGATTATGGCGCTGTACGACACCACCGATAAAAGCACCGCCGCCGATATCGCCGACTACATGGTCAGCAACCTGCAGGACCCGCTCTCGCGGGTCGAGGGCGTCGGCAGCGTACAGGTGTTCGGTTCTCAGTACGCGATGCGTATCTGGATGGACCCGACCAAACTGGCGGCTTACAGCCTGATGCCGTCCGATATTTCCTCCGCGGTCGAAGCGCAAAACACCCAGGTGTCGGCCGGGAAAATCGGCGCGCAGCCCGCCAGCAGCGATCAGCAACTGACCGCCACCGTCACCGCGCAATCGCGGCTGAAAACCCCGGCGCAGTTCCGCGACATCATCGTCAAAAGTGAGTCCAGCGGTGCGCTGGTGCGTCTTGGCGACGTAGCGCGGGTCGAACTGGGCAACGAGGATTACACCACCACGACCCGACTGAACGGTCACCCTGCCGCCGGTATTGCGGTGATGCTGTCGTCCGGCGCCAATGCGCTGGCGACCGCGGAGCGGGTGAAGGCCAAAGTGGCGGAGTTCACCCCGCAGATGGCGCAAGGCTACGAAGTGGCCTACCCGAAAGACAGCACCGACTTTATCAAGGTGTCGGTGGAGGAAGTGGTACAGACCCTGTTTGAGGCCATCGTACTGGTGGTGCTGGTGATGTTTCTGTTCCTGCAGAACCTGCGCGCCACGCTGATCCCGGCGGTGGCGGTACCGGTGGTATTGCTGGGCGCCTTCGGCGTGCTGGCGGTGTTCGGGTACTCCATCAATACCCTGACGCTGTTCGGCATGGTGCTGGCGATCGGCCTGCTGGTGGATGACGCCATCGTGGTGGTGGAAAACGTCGAGCGGTTGATGCGCGATCAGGGGTTGTCGCCGGTGGCGGCCACGGAACAGTCGATGCGCGAGATTTCCAGCGCGCTGGTGGGCGTGGCGTTGGTGCTGAGCGCGGTGTTCCTGCCGATGGCGTTCTTTGGCGGATCGACCGGGGTGATCTACCGGCAGTTCTCCATCACCATCGTGTCTTCTATGCTGCTGTCGGTGGTGGTGGCGTTGACGCTGACGCCGGCGTTGTGCGCGGCGCTGTTGAAGCCGGTGGCGCATGCGCCGTCGAACGGTAACGGCTTCTTTGCCCGCTTCAACCGGGGCTATGAAAACGTACAGCAGCGCTATACCGGGCGGGTGGCGCACGTCATCACCGGCCCGTGGCGTTATCTGGCGCTGTACGGATTGTTGATTGTGGTGATGGGCGTGCTGTTCCTGCGGCTACCGGGCGGCTTTCTGCCTAATGAAGATCAGGGCGACGTGATGGTGCAGTTTACCCTGCCGGCCGGCGCCACCGAAACCCGCACCAGCAAGGTGGGGGAGCGTATCGAGCACTATTTTCTCAGCGAAGAGAAAGACAATGTTGAGGCGATTTTCGTGATTTCCGGCTTCAACTTCAGCGGCAGCGGTCAGAATGCCGGGATGGCGTTCGTGGCGCTGAAGAACTGGAGCCAGCGCCCCGGCAGCGCAAACAGCTCCACCGCTATCGCCCACCGCGCCATGCAAGCGCTGTCCGCCATTCGTGACGCTCAGGTGTTCACCATGTCGCCGCCGGCGGTGCAGGGGCTGGGCCAGTCTGACGGTTTTACCTTTGAACTGCAGGCCACCGGCAATACCGATCGCAGTCGTTTGCTGGAGTTGCGCGATCAACTGCTGGCGGAGGCGGCGAAAAATCCGCGGCTGACGGCGGTGCGGCCCAACGATCTGGTGCAGATGCCGCAGTTACAGGTGGATCTCGACTACGCCAAAGTACGGGCGCTGGGGCTGTCGATCAGCGATGTCACCAGCACGCTGAGCAGCGCCTGGGGCGGCACCTACGTCAACGATTTCATCGATCGCGGCCGGGTGAAGAAAGTTTATATCCAGGGCGACGCCGGTTCGCGCGGCCAGCCGTCGGATCTCGACAAGTGGTTTGTGCGCGGCACCGACAGCAGCGGCAACAGCGTGATGACGCCGTTCTCCGCCTTTGCCGCCACCCGCTGGAGCTACGGCCCGGAAAGTCTGTCGCGTTACAACGGGCTGGCGTCCTACGAAATTCAGGGCGCCGGCGCCACTGGTGTCAGCTCCGGCAAAGCGATGGATGAAATGGAAGCGCTGGCGCGCGCGTTGCCGGCCGGCACCACCTTTGCCTGGAGCGAGCTCTCCTATCAGGAGCGGTTGGCCAGCGGGCAGGCGATATCGCTCTACGCCATGTCGATTCTGGTGGTGTTTTTGTGTCTGGCGGCGCTGTATGAAAGCTGGAGCATCCCCTTCTCGGTGATGATGGTGATCCCGCTCGGTGTGGTGGGCGCGGTGCTGGCCGCCACATTGCGCGGGCTGGAAAACGACGTCTATTTCCAGGTGGCATTGCTCACCACCATCGGCCTGTCGGCCAAAAACGCCATTCTGATCGTGGAATTCGCCGAAGCCGCTTACCGGCGGGGCGCCACGCTGTATGAAGCGGCGCTGGAAGGCGCGCGCACCCGTCTGCGGCCGGTGTTGATGACGTCGATGGCGTTTATCGCCGGGGTATTCCCGCTGGCGGTGGCGACCGGTGCCGGCGCCAACAGCCGTATCTCCATCGGCAGCGGTATTGTCGGCGGTACGCTGACCGCCACCGTGCTGGCGATTTTTCTGGTGCCGATGTTCTTTGTGCTGGTCAGGCGAGTATTCCCCGGTCGTCACACGCCAACATCGTCATCAACCTCGATGCCTACGCCTACGCAGGGAGAAAACTGA
- a CDS encoding efflux RND transporter periplasmic adaptor subunit: MRRKTFIVTAGMLTVLLTGCERNTASSEAPQPVAVTVQTLHGAPVTLHSELTGRVTAAMVSEVRPQVEGIIQQRLFTEGSEVKTGQVLYQIDPASYQATVDQAAAALKNAQSTVRSAKLKAERYARLLKEEGVSQQDADDAQATYEQDVASVAEKTAALKTAQINLAYTRITAPISGRIGISSVTPGALVTASQTTALATIRQLNPIYVDLTQSSSQRLALLAHQKQQQAAVTLTLENGQPYSQPGVLKLAEVAVDEATGSVTLRAEFPNAGHMLLPGMFVRATVETASVPDAILAPQQGILRDTKGNAYALVVNNQQVVERREVETGEAMGSRWLITQGLSAGDRLVTEGTDKVRVGDKVTAVEESARSDSATPRTTEAR; this comes from the coding sequence ATGCGAAGGAAAACTTTTATTGTAACAGCCGGTATGCTCACCGTGCTGTTGACCGGTTGTGAGCGAAACACCGCGTCGTCCGAGGCTCCGCAGCCGGTGGCGGTAACCGTGCAGACGTTGCATGGCGCCCCCGTGACGCTGCACAGCGAACTGACCGGCCGCGTGACGGCGGCGATGGTGTCTGAGGTGCGCCCGCAGGTGGAAGGGATCATTCAGCAGCGGTTGTTTACCGAAGGCAGCGAAGTGAAAACCGGGCAGGTACTGTACCAGATCGACCCGGCCAGTTATCAGGCGACGGTGGATCAGGCTGCCGCCGCGCTGAAAAACGCCCAGTCCACGGTGCGCTCGGCCAAACTGAAAGCCGAACGTTATGCCCGGTTGTTGAAAGAAGAAGGCGTGTCGCAGCAGGATGCGGACGATGCGCAGGCCACCTATGAGCAGGATGTCGCCAGCGTAGCGGAAAAGACCGCTGCCCTGAAAACCGCGCAAATCAACCTGGCCTATACCCGCATTACCGCGCCGATTTCCGGCCGCATCGGTATTTCGTCGGTGACGCCGGGCGCGTTGGTCACCGCCAGCCAGACCACCGCGCTGGCTACTATCCGCCAGTTGAACCCGATCTACGTCGACCTCACCCAGTCCAGCAGCCAGCGGCTGGCGTTGCTGGCGCACCAGAAACAGCAGCAGGCGGCGGTAACGCTGACGCTGGAAAACGGCCAGCCCTACAGCCAGCCGGGCGTGCTGAAACTGGCGGAAGTGGCGGTGGATGAGGCCACCGGTTCGGTAACGCTGCGCGCCGAGTTCCCCAACGCCGGCCATATGCTGCTGCCGGGCATGTTTGTGCGCGCTACGGTGGAAACCGCCAGCGTACCCGACGCCATTCTGGCGCCGCAGCAGGGCATCCTGCGTGACACCAAAGGCAATGCCTATGCGCTGGTGGTTAATAATCAGCAGGTGGTGGAACGGCGCGAGGTGGAAACCGGCGAAGCGATGGGTAGCCGCTGGCTGATCACCCAGGGGCTGAGCGCGGGCGACCGGCTGGTGACCGAAGGCACCGACAAGGTGCGTGTGGGTGATAAGGTCACCGCCGTCGAGGAGAGCGCCCGGTCTGATTCGGCGACGCCGCGCACCACGGAGGCTCGCTGA
- a CDS encoding TetR/AcrR family transcriptional regulator translates to MPSPHHEDKTQARRDQIVAAARHCFRQSGFHGASMAEIAAQARLSVGQIYRYFVNKDDIIEEIVRRIVDIRLQRMTPENEEPRRFAPLLARRQLPIAGDSDDDDNLLMLEVASEATRNPQVASIMQEADQKMFTRASTLMKHRFPHFSDEEIAARTELMAVLCEGTTFRSVIPQRAPVAVLEPLYQSLFDSLFPDKTP, encoded by the coding sequence ATGCCATCACCCCACCATGAAGACAAAACGCAGGCCCGGCGTGACCAGATAGTCGCCGCCGCCCGCCACTGTTTCCGCCAGTCCGGCTTTCACGGCGCCAGCATGGCGGAAATCGCCGCGCAAGCGCGGCTCAGCGTCGGGCAGATTTACCGCTATTTCGTCAACAAAGACGACATCATTGAAGAGATCGTGCGCCGTATCGTCGATATCCGGCTACAGCGCATGACGCCGGAAAATGAAGAACCCCGGCGTTTCGCGCCGCTGCTGGCCCGCCGCCAGTTGCCGATCGCCGGCGACAGCGACGACGATGACAACCTGCTGATGCTGGAAGTGGCATCCGAAGCCACCCGTAACCCGCAGGTGGCGAGCATCATGCAGGAGGCCGACCAGAAAATGTTTACCCGCGCCAGTACGTTGATGAAACACCGCTTCCCACATTTTTCGGATGAAGAGATCGCGGCACGCACCGAACTGATGGCGGTATTATGCGAAGGCACGACGTTCCGCAGCGTGATTCCACAACGCGCCCCAGTCGCCGTGCTGGAACCGCTGTATCAATCCCTGTTTGACTCACTGTTTCCTGATAAGACGCCATGA
- a CDS encoding multidrug effflux MFS transporter — protein MTEKLSRSRLEYALILGALAALGPLCIDLYLPALPQMTGALAASTAVTQLSLTAGLLGLGAGQLIFGPLSDKLGRRLPLLLSLAMLLLTSVWCALAQDIGQLVVARLLQGIAGAGGAVLSRAIARDLYVGHALTRFFSLLMLINGLAPILSPVLGGLLLGVTDWRGIFALLAVIAGLLLTMSVLRLNETLPAERRIAGGVGSMLSSLGSLLREREFMGLCLAQGLCGAGMFAYIGASPFVLQEVYGLSPQAFSLCFAVNGIGLIAAGQLASHFSLRFGEQRVLRAGLTIAVISALALTVAGLLHAPLIGILVPLFFAIAMIGIVGPCASSLAMQSQGSKAGSASALIGLSMFALGALSVPFTGLTGSTSALSMALVILGCYLLAVIAYLLLSLRQTPQGDQPHKR, from the coding sequence ATGACTGAAAAACTATCCCGTTCACGACTCGAATACGCCCTGATTCTGGGCGCGCTGGCCGCGCTCGGTCCGTTATGCATCGACCTCTATCTCCCCGCGCTGCCGCAGATGACCGGCGCACTCGCCGCCTCAACGGCGGTCACCCAACTCAGCCTGACCGCCGGCCTGCTTGGGCTGGGAGCCGGTCAACTGATCTTCGGCCCGCTGAGCGACAAGCTGGGCCGACGCCTGCCGCTGCTGCTGTCGCTGGCGATGCTGCTGCTGACGTCGGTCTGGTGCGCGCTGGCGCAGGATATCGGCCAGTTGGTCGTCGCCCGGTTGTTGCAAGGCATCGCCGGCGCGGGCGGTGCGGTATTGTCCCGGGCCATCGCGCGGGATCTGTATGTCGGCCATGCCCTGACCCGCTTTTTCTCGCTGCTGATGTTGATCAACGGTCTGGCGCCGATCCTCTCACCGGTACTGGGCGGCCTGTTGCTGGGCGTGACCGACTGGCGCGGCATTTTTGCACTGCTGGCGGTGATTGCCGGCCTGCTGCTGACGATGAGCGTGCTGCGGCTGAACGAGACGCTGCCCGCCGAGCGGCGCATCGCCGGCGGGGTCGGTTCGATGCTGTCGTCGCTGGGCAGCCTGCTGCGGGAGCGGGAATTCATGGGGTTATGTCTGGCGCAGGGCTTATGCGGCGCCGGGATGTTTGCCTACATCGGCGCCTCGCCATTCGTACTGCAGGAAGTGTATGGGCTTAGCCCGCAGGCGTTCAGCCTGTGTTTCGCGGTCAACGGCATCGGGCTGATCGCCGCCGGACAATTGGCCTCCCACTTTAGCCTGCGCTTTGGCGAACAGCGCGTACTGCGCGCCGGGCTCACCATCGCGGTCATCTCGGCGCTGGCGTTGACAGTGGCCGGCCTGCTGCACGCGCCGCTCATCGGCATTCTGGTTCCGTTATTTTTCGCCATCGCCATGATTGGGATTGTCGGCCCCTGTGCGTCATCGCTGGCGATGCAGAGTCAGGGCAGCAAGGCGGGCAGCGCGTCGGCGCTGATTGGTCTGAGTATGTTCGCGCTTGGCGCGCTGAGTGTGCCGTTTACCGGGCTGACCGGCAGCACCAGCGCGCTGTCGATGGCGCTGGTGATTCTGGGGTGTTATCTGCTGGCGGTCATCGCCTATCTGCTGTTATCCCTGAGACAGACTCCCCAGGGAGATCAACCGCACAAGAGATGA
- a CDS encoding alpha/beta hydrolase, producing MTNTATNVNHLPGYTQGAQVIRVNKVRQQIDAINGIVYSQIKSVQQVRQLDMSLLVPRTTTLKPAIVYFPGGGFLSAAHTKFIEMRMALAEAGFVVAAVEYRVVADQYPALIEDAKSAVRYLREHAAEYGIDPARIGVLGDSAGGYVAQMTGVTNGQRKFDKGRFLDKSSDVQAVATVYGISNLLNIGEGFPENLRKVHDSTSVPEALLVNGPAFMDFPGANITSDPVKALNASPMGQLNGKKPPFLIMHGTTDNIVSPQQSKQLYEALVAGGNRAEYVVLEGAGHGDIYWFQPAIISKVVNWFKHTLGEPIPDPALSGGDDSTEGRL from the coding sequence ATGACGAATACCGCTACTAACGTTAATCATCTGCCGGGGTATACTCAGGGCGCACAGGTCATTCGTGTTAACAAAGTACGTCAACAAATTGATGCGATTAACGGCATCGTTTATTCCCAAATTAAAAGCGTACAACAAGTCCGTCAGTTGGACATGTCGTTGCTCGTCCCCCGTACGACTACCCTGAAACCGGCGATTGTCTATTTCCCCGGCGGTGGATTCCTTTCCGCTGCGCATACCAAATTTATTGAAATGCGTATGGCGCTGGCGGAAGCCGGTTTTGTTGTCGCCGCGGTGGAATACCGCGTGGTCGCTGACCAATACCCGGCGCTGATTGAAGATGCCAAATCAGCGGTGCGTTACTTGCGCGAACACGCGGCGGAATACGGTATTGACCCGGCCAGAATCGGTGTACTGGGCGATTCCGCTGGCGGCTATGTCGCGCAAATGACCGGCGTGACGAATGGGCAGCGAAAATTTGATAAAGGTCGGTTCCTGGATAAATCGTCGGATGTGCAGGCGGTCGCCACGGTATACGGGATTTCCAATTTGTTGAACATTGGCGAAGGTTTTCCGGAAAACTTACGCAAGGTGCATGATTCGACGTCGGTACCGGAAGCGCTGTTAGTCAACGGCCCGGCATTCATGGATTTTCCCGGCGCCAACATTACCAGCGACCCGGTTAAAGCGCTTAACGCCAGCCCGATGGGCCAGCTCAACGGCAAAAAGCCGCCGTTTCTCATCATGCACGGCACTACCGACAATATCGTTTCACCGCAGCAAAGCAAACAGCTCTATGAAGCACTGGTAGCAGGCGGAAACCGGGCGGAATATGTGGTGCTGGAAGGCGCCGGGCATGGCGATATTTACTGGTTCCAGCCGGCGATCATCAGCAAAGTCGTCAACTGGTTTAAACACACGCTGGGCGAACCGATCCCTGACCCTGCCTTGTCTGGCGGCGATGATTCTACCGAAGGCCGTTTGTAA